A genomic region of Dickeya solani IPO 2222 contains the following coding sequences:
- the modF gene encoding molybdate ABC transporter ATP-binding protein ModF, with amino-acid sequence MSLLHIHQAQFRLSDTRMMRLDELTLRQDQCWAFVGANGSGKSALARALSGELPLLSGQRQCDFRRVARLSFEQLQQLVSLEWQRNNTDMLSADEDDTGRTTAEVIQDSVRDADRCRQLAAQFGILPLLDRRFKYLSTGETRKTMLCQALMAQPDLLILDEPFDGLDVASRSQLTDLLASLVAQGQTLVLILNRFEDIPAFVGQVGVLADCTLTRQGAREAILSDALVSQLAHSETLVNTALPEAEDPSQRPTLPPDQPRIRLLHGVVSYNDRRILDDLSWEVLPGQHWQIVGPNGAGKSTLLSLITGDHPQGYSNDLTLFGRRRGSGETIWDIKRHIGYVSSSLHLEYRVSTSVRNVILSGFFDSIGIYQAVSDRQRFLAAQWLALLGLPDSVADAPFQSLSWGQQRLALIVRALVKHPALLILDEPLQGLDPLNRQLIRRWLDILIGQGQTQLLFVSHHAEDAPDCITHRLTFVPNNDGYHYQMENR; translated from the coding sequence ATGTCATTGCTGCACATCCATCAGGCGCAGTTCCGGTTAAGCGATACCCGGATGATGCGTTTGGATGAACTCACGCTGCGTCAGGATCAATGCTGGGCGTTCGTCGGCGCCAACGGCAGCGGGAAATCAGCGCTGGCGCGCGCGCTCTCCGGCGAGTTGCCGCTGTTGTCGGGACAACGCCAGTGCGACTTCCGGCGCGTGGCGCGCCTCTCCTTCGAACAGTTGCAACAGTTGGTGTCGCTGGAGTGGCAACGCAACAATACCGATATGCTGAGCGCCGACGAGGACGACACCGGGCGCACCACCGCCGAGGTGATCCAGGACAGTGTGCGCGACGCCGACCGCTGCCGTCAGTTAGCGGCGCAATTCGGCATCCTCCCTCTGCTAGACCGGCGCTTCAAATACCTCTCTACCGGCGAAACCCGCAAGACCATGCTGTGCCAGGCGCTGATGGCGCAGCCGGACCTGCTGATTCTCGACGAACCGTTCGACGGGCTGGACGTCGCCTCACGCTCGCAGTTGACCGACCTGCTGGCTTCGCTGGTGGCGCAGGGGCAAACACTGGTGCTGATTCTCAACCGCTTTGAGGATATTCCGGCGTTTGTCGGCCAGGTCGGCGTACTGGCGGACTGCACCCTGACCCGGCAAGGCGCACGCGAGGCGATTTTGTCCGACGCGCTGGTGTCGCAGTTAGCGCACAGCGAAACCCTGGTCAATACCGCGCTGCCGGAAGCGGAAGACCCGAGTCAGCGCCCGACCTTGCCGCCGGATCAGCCCCGCATCCGTCTGCTGCACGGCGTGGTGAGCTACAACGATCGCCGCATTCTGGACGACCTGAGCTGGGAAGTGCTGCCGGGCCAGCACTGGCAAATCGTCGGACCGAACGGCGCGGGCAAATCCACCCTGCTCAGCCTGATCACCGGCGACCACCCACAGGGCTACAGCAACGACCTGACGTTGTTCGGTCGTCGGCGCGGCAGCGGCGAAACTATCTGGGACATCAAGCGTCACATCGGCTACGTCAGCAGCAGCCTGCATCTGGAGTACCGTGTCAGCACCAGCGTACGCAACGTGATCCTTTCCGGCTTCTTCGACTCTATCGGCATTTATCAGGCCGTATCAGACCGCCAGCGTTTTCTCGCCGCCCAGTGGCTGGCGCTGCTCGGCCTGCCGGATAGCGTGGCCGACGCCCCGTTCCAGTCATTGTCCTGGGGCCAGCAACGGTTGGCGCTGATTGTACGCGCACTGGTGAAACACCCGGCGTTGCTGATCCTCGACGAACCGTTACAGGGGCTGGACCCGCTCAACCGCCAGCTTATCCGCCGCTGGCTGGACATTCTGATCGGTCAGGGACAAACCCAACTGCTGTTCGTCTCCCACCATGCGGAAGACGCGCCGGACTGCATCACCCATCGCCTGACGTTTGTGCCCAACAACGACGGTTACCATTACCAAATGGAAAACCGCTGA
- the modE gene encoding molybdenum-dependent transcriptional regulator: MQAEILLTLKLQQRLFADPRRIALLKQVQQTGSISQGARLADISYKSAWDAINEMNQLAEQTIVERTTGGKGGGGAMLTRYGERLLQLYDLLAQIQQKAFDVLQDDNLPLDSLLAAIARFSLQTSARNQFFGTVWERDQQQVQQHLSILLADGRTRIQAALTQQSADRLQLSSGKEVLALIKAPWVAVTPQTAAAPAHDNVLPGRISHLQPGPAQSEVLVTLEGGEVVCATLPNDDVVRQGLQPEMAVYASFNADRVIIATLC; the protein is encoded by the coding sequence ATGCAAGCAGAAATTCTCCTTACCCTGAAACTCCAGCAGCGGCTATTCGCCGACCCGCGTCGCATCGCACTGCTCAAGCAAGTGCAGCAGACCGGCTCCATCAGTCAGGGAGCCCGGCTGGCCGACATCAGCTACAAAAGCGCCTGGGATGCGATTAACGAGATGAACCAACTGGCGGAACAGACCATCGTCGAGCGCACCACCGGCGGCAAAGGCGGCGGCGGCGCGATGCTGACCCGCTACGGCGAGCGCCTGTTGCAGCTGTACGACCTGCTGGCGCAGATCCAACAGAAAGCCTTCGATGTGCTGCAGGATGATAACCTGCCGCTGGACAGCCTGCTGGCGGCTATCGCCCGCTTTTCGCTGCAGACCAGCGCCCGCAATCAGTTTTTCGGCACCGTGTGGGAGCGCGACCAGCAGCAGGTGCAGCAACATCTGTCTATCCTGCTGGCGGATGGCCGCACCCGCATTCAGGCCGCACTGACCCAGCAGAGCGCCGATCGGCTGCAACTGAGCAGCGGCAAAGAGGTGCTGGCGCTGATTAAAGCACCCTGGGTCGCCGTTACCCCGCAAACCGCAGCGGCACCCGCTCACGACAATGTCCTGCCCGGCCGCATCAGCCATCTGCAGCCCGGCCCGGCGCAAAGCGAAGTACTGGTGACGCTGGAAGGCGGCGAAGTGGTGTGCGCCACCCTGCCCAATGATGACGTGGTGCGACAGGGACTACAGCCGGAGATGGCGGTTTACGCCAGCTTTAACGCCGACCGGGTGATTATCGCCACCCTGTGCTAA
- a CDS encoding AcrZ family multidrug efflux pump-associated protein, whose amino-acid sequence MLELLKSLLFAVCMVPVMMVLILGAIYGLGEIFNLFSAIGHRESTAARK is encoded by the coding sequence ATGTTGGAATTGCTGAAAAGCCTGCTGTTTGCGGTATGCATGGTGCCGGTAATGATGGTGCTGATTCTGGGAGCCATTTATGGGCTGGGCGAAATCTTCAACCTGTTCTCGGCCATCGGCCATCGCGAGTCGACAGCGGCGCGCAAATAA
- the galK gene encoding galactokinase, which yields MTLSARTQAIFQQQFGYPAALTVQAPGRVNLIGEHTDYNDGFVLPCAINYSTTISAAPRDDRQIRVIAVDYDNQQDQFSLDAPIEHHPQWQWANYVRGVIKHLKTRSDAFGGADLVISGDVPQGAGLSSSASLEVAVGKAIQALYQLPLDNVALALNGQEAENQFVGCNCGIMDQMISAQGKRGHALLIDCRSLETRAVSMPDNVAVMIINSNVKRGLVDSEYNTRRQQCEAAARHFQVKALRDVSEADFAAHVAGLDEVVARRARHIITENARTLAAADALTRGDLRQMGELMAASHVSMRDDFEITVPPIDTLVEIVKAVIGDEGGVRMTGGGFGGCIVALIPQQHVTAVQNTVMREYPAKTGLQPTCYVCQASPGAGYVE from the coding sequence ATGACCTTATCAGCACGCACCCAGGCGATTTTCCAGCAGCAGTTCGGTTACCCGGCAGCCCTTACCGTACAGGCGCCGGGCCGGGTCAACCTGATAGGGGAACATACCGACTACAATGATGGCTTTGTGCTGCCGTGCGCCATCAACTATTCGACCACCATCAGCGCCGCGCCGCGCGATGACCGTCAAATCCGCGTCATCGCGGTGGACTACGACAACCAGCAGGATCAGTTTTCGCTGGATGCGCCGATCGAACATCATCCGCAATGGCAATGGGCGAATTATGTTCGCGGCGTCATCAAGCATCTGAAAACACGCAGCGATGCCTTCGGCGGCGCGGATCTGGTGATCAGCGGCGACGTGCCGCAGGGCGCAGGCTTGAGCTCGTCGGCGTCGCTGGAAGTGGCGGTCGGCAAGGCGATTCAGGCGCTGTATCAGTTACCGCTGGACAATGTGGCGCTGGCGCTCAACGGTCAGGAAGCGGAAAACCAGTTTGTCGGCTGTAATTGCGGCATCATGGATCAGATGATTTCGGCTCAGGGCAAGCGTGGTCATGCGTTGCTGATCGACTGCCGTTCGCTGGAAACACGCGCGGTGTCGATGCCGGACAACGTGGCGGTAATGATCATCAACTCCAACGTCAAGCGCGGTCTGGTGGACAGCGAATACAACACCCGCCGCCAGCAGTGCGAAGCGGCGGCGCGTCATTTTCAGGTCAAGGCGCTGCGTGACGTCAGCGAAGCCGACTTCGCCGCCCACGTCGCCGGGCTGGACGAGGTGGTGGCCCGCCGCGCCCGCCACATCATTACTGAAAACGCCCGCACGCTGGCGGCGGCCGATGCGCTGACGCGCGGCGATCTGCGCCAGATGGGGGAACTGATGGCCGCCTCTCACGTCTCAATGCGGGATGATTTCGAAATTACCGTACCGCCGATTGATACGCTGGTGGAGATCGTCAAGGCGGTGATCGGCGATGAAGGCGGCGTGCGCATGACCGGCGGCGGATTTGGTGGCTGTATCGTGGCGCTGATCCCACAACAGCACGTAACAGCGGTGCAAAATACCGTGATGCGGGAGTATCCGGCAAAAACCGGATTACAGCCCACCTGTTACGTCTGTCAGGCCTCGCCAGGAGCCGGTTATGTCGAATGA
- the galM gene encoding galactose-1-epimerase: protein MSNDPVEPRAPQTALAPDGQPFQLTVLQNRHGTRVTMMDWGATWLSCQLPLPGGATREVLLGCAPEQYPHQAAYLGASVGRYANRIANATLRHGDTVTRLHANQGAHQLHGGPDGFHARRWQILQQSDDQVIYQLHSPDGDQGFPGTLTAQVSYQLTDQNALDIEYQAEVDQPCPVCLTNHAYFNLDGEPTDVRHHQLQLMADYYLPVNQDGIPGDTLRDVADGSFDFRQPKTLLQDFLADADQQAVRGYDHAFLLHRTGGSNESPAASLWSSDGKVQMRVYTSAPALQLYSGNFLAGTPSRNGTPYANHAGLALESEFLPDSPNHLDWPQPDCWLKPGKRYRSLTRYAFSVNQAKNPAD from the coding sequence ATGTCGAATGACCCTGTTGAACCGCGCGCGCCGCAAACGGCGCTCGCTCCGGATGGTCAGCCGTTTCAGCTGACCGTACTGCAAAATCGTCACGGTACGCGGGTAACGATGATGGATTGGGGAGCCACCTGGCTCTCCTGCCAGTTGCCGCTGCCCGGCGGCGCAACGCGTGAAGTCCTGCTGGGCTGCGCGCCTGAACAGTACCCGCATCAGGCTGCTTATCTGGGCGCGTCGGTGGGGCGCTACGCTAACCGCATCGCCAACGCCACCCTGCGCCACGGCGATACGGTCACCCGCCTGCACGCCAATCAGGGCGCGCACCAGTTGCATGGCGGACCGGACGGTTTTCATGCACGGCGCTGGCAAATTCTGCAGCAGAGTGACGATCAGGTCATCTACCAACTGCATTCGCCGGACGGCGATCAGGGCTTTCCCGGCACGCTGACCGCACAGGTCAGTTACCAACTGACCGACCAGAACGCGCTGGACATCGAGTATCAGGCCGAAGTAGACCAGCCCTGCCCGGTGTGCCTGACCAACCATGCCTATTTCAACCTCGACGGCGAGCCGACCGACGTGCGGCATCACCAGTTGCAACTGATGGCGGATTACTACCTGCCGGTGAATCAGGACGGCATACCCGGTGATACATTGCGGGATGTGGCGGACGGCAGCTTCGACTTTCGCCAGCCCAAAACGCTGCTGCAGGATTTTCTGGCCGACGCGGACCAGCAGGCCGTTCGCGGTTACGACCACGCCTTTCTGCTGCACCGCACCGGCGGCTCCAACGAAAGCCCGGCCGCCAGCCTGTGGTCGTCAGACGGCAAGGTGCAGATGCGGGTGTACACCAGCGCACCGGCGTTGCAACTCTACAGCGGCAACTTTCTGGCCGGTACGCCATCACGCAACGGCACACCTTATGCCAACCACGCTGGGCTGGCGCTGGAGAGCGAATTTCTACCGGACAGCCCCAATCATTTGGACTGGCCGCAGCCCGACTGCTGGCTGAAGCCCGGCAAGCGCTATCGCTCGCTCACCCGGTATGCGTTTAGTGTCAATCAGGCTAAAAACCCGGCGGATTGA
- a CDS encoding copper-binding protein, whose amino-acid sequence MRTLSVALTTLLYSTLFSAPLLAEQPQTHTMTGEMSGMSHSMTGEMTHNGMSSAPSESSTVYHSSGIIKQWNASGVTLAHAAIPALRWPAMTMTFRLPANDNRAPLPQGSAVSFSFVQSADGYTLTAINPQQR is encoded by the coding sequence ATGCGTACACTTTCCGTGGCCCTCACCACCCTGTTGTATTCCACATTATTTTCCGCCCCACTGCTGGCTGAACAGCCCCAGACTCACACCATGACCGGCGAGATGAGCGGCATGTCCCATTCCATGACCGGCGAGATGACCCATAACGGCATGTCATCAGCCCCCTCTGAATCCTCAACGGTCTACCACTCCAGCGGCATCATCAAACAGTGGAACGCCAGCGGCGTCACGCTGGCGCATGCGGCGATTCCCGCCTTGCGCTGGCCAGCCATGACCATGACGTTCCGTCTGCCTGCTAACGATAACCGGGCGCCGCTGCCGCAGGGCAGCGCGGTCAGTTTCAGTTTCGTGCAAAGCGCGGACGGCTACACCCTGACTGCTATCAACCCGCAGCAACGCTAA
- a CDS encoding TolC family protein: protein MHTRTLRAPRAWLAMLLWLPAASFAAALDLDGALQAAEQYSADLSANQHRMNALQNMADSATQLPDPQLKYGIENVPLGGNNNQRLTREGMTMQRVGIMQTYVSATKRERKAQTILAEADTVRGSSEALRAQLQRDTAQAWLELALSRQILQEVNALVQESQRQITVQKASVAAGGESARVLDARLTLSAMQDRLTDASRDAAIAQTRLTRLTGVADVTTQGPLPRFERLPADPAVLYAAIAGHPEIAQAEQETRLAQARAAQSAVAAIPDIGVEVYYGRRGNSFDDMAGVEISMDLPLFQSRRQDKDHAADVARSMEASDRVALAQREHRAQLDTLLAQYQAAQSRWRRQNDEVLPLQQQRIRLLQSQYQSGGSDLAGVLEARRALLDSRIAAQNAARDMAALWAALRYLTPQGTAAK from the coding sequence ATGCACACACGCACGCTCCGCGCTCCGCGCGCGTGGCTGGCGATGTTGTTGTGGCTGCCTGCCGCGTCATTCGCGGCGGCACTGGATCTGGATGGCGCGTTACAGGCGGCGGAACAGTATTCCGCCGACCTGTCAGCCAACCAGCACCGGATGAACGCGCTGCAAAACATGGCCGATTCCGCCACGCAACTGCCGGATCCACAGCTGAAATACGGCATCGAAAACGTACCGCTCGGCGGTAATAACAACCAGCGCCTGACACGCGAAGGCATGACCATGCAACGCGTCGGCATCATGCAGACTTACGTCAGCGCCACCAAGCGCGAACGCAAGGCGCAAACCATTCTGGCGGAAGCCGACACAGTGCGCGGTAGCAGCGAAGCGCTGCGCGCCCAGTTGCAACGCGATACCGCTCAGGCCTGGCTGGAACTGGCGCTTTCACGTCAGATATTGCAGGAAGTCAACGCGCTGGTGCAGGAAAGCCAACGCCAGATTACCGTCCAAAAAGCCAGCGTGGCGGCCGGCGGCGAATCGGCTCGGGTGCTGGACGCCCGGCTGACGCTCTCCGCCATGCAGGATCGGCTGACGGACGCCTCCCGTGATGCGGCCATCGCGCAAACGCGGCTGACCCGGCTGACCGGCGTCGCCGATGTCACCACGCAAGGGCCGCTGCCTCGTTTCGAACGCCTGCCCGCCGACCCGGCGGTGCTGTACGCCGCCATCGCCGGACATCCGGAAATTGCTCAGGCCGAGCAGGAAACCCGGCTGGCGCAGGCTCGGGCGGCGCAATCCGCGGTCGCGGCGATCCCGGATATCGGCGTCGAAGTTTATTACGGTCGTCGCGGCAACAGCTTCGATGATATGGCCGGCGTCGAAATCAGCATGGATTTGCCGCTGTTCCAGTCCCGGCGGCAGGATAAAGATCACGCCGCCGACGTGGCCCGCAGCATGGAAGCCAGCGACCGGGTCGCACTCGCCCAACGGGAACACCGGGCGCAACTCGACACGCTATTGGCGCAGTATCAGGCGGCGCAGTCGCGCTGGCGTCGTCAGAACGACGAGGTATTGCCGTTACAGCAACAGCGCATCCGGCTGCTGCAAAGCCAGTACCAGAGCGGCGGCAGCGATTTGGCCGGCGTGCTGGAAGCCCGCCGCGCGCTGCTGGACAGCCGCATCGCCGCGCAGAACGCCGCCCGTGACATGGCGGCGCTGTGGGCCGCCCTCCGCTATCTGACGCCACAAGGAACCGCCGCAAAATGA
- a CDS encoding efflux RND transporter periplasmic adaptor subunit translates to MNRTFTVSLVAVALAAAATGYSIGYYSSSRATGTTTHAAAATPDASSGRKVLYWYDPMVPDKRFDQPGKSPFMDMPLTPRYADEVQDNGGVTVSPRQQQNLGVRTARAERRELRPQATGYGTVALNERTLRTLVAPSGGVVEQLNVSAVQQPVQKGQTLAVLWNPSWAAAQQEYLAVRQLGDPELSQAARQKLALMFMPESVIRQVERSGKPQPRLTITAPENGYINRLDVRTGAQLTPAQPLFELASLDPVWVEVEYPAAQAAALHIGDEMLAISDSWPDNTFHGRVAELLPQLDSATRTLKARVILDNRQQRLKPGMYLTVRLAAGAARQTLMIPQQALLVSSRQNRVLLNDGQGYFTPRPVEVGVIQNGWAEIRSGLNDGDNVVISGQFLIDSEASLRSALTAFSDTTQDKAQSPAATPASGYQTKGVIKAINGKQVTLAHDAVPALDWPPMTMDFTFDGDALPANLQPGMTVTFRFRLDDNGARLLDIQPVAAAAHGGHL, encoded by the coding sequence ATGAACCGAACTTTTACTGTCAGTCTAGTTGCCGTGGCGCTGGCGGCGGCCGCAACTGGTTACTCAATTGGTTACTACAGCAGCAGTCGCGCCACCGGCACGACGACACATGCCGCTGCCGCGACGCCCGACGCCAGCAGCGGGCGCAAGGTTCTCTATTGGTATGATCCGATGGTGCCGGACAAACGCTTCGATCAACCCGGTAAATCGCCGTTTATGGATATGCCGTTGACGCCGCGCTACGCCGATGAAGTGCAGGATAACGGCGGTGTGACGGTCAGCCCGCGCCAGCAGCAAAATCTCGGCGTGCGCACCGCCCGGGCCGAACGCCGCGAACTACGGCCGCAGGCCACCGGTTACGGCACCGTGGCGCTCAATGAACGCACCCTGCGCACGCTGGTGGCGCCCAGCGGCGGCGTGGTCGAACAACTTAACGTCAGTGCAGTGCAACAGCCGGTGCAGAAAGGCCAAACGCTGGCGGTACTGTGGAACCCGAGTTGGGCGGCCGCCCAGCAGGAGTATCTGGCGGTACGTCAGTTAGGGGACCCGGAGTTGAGTCAGGCCGCGCGACAAAAGTTGGCGCTGATGTTCATGCCGGAAAGCGTGATTCGTCAGGTGGAACGCAGCGGCAAACCGCAACCCCGGTTGACCATCACCGCGCCGGAGAACGGCTACATCAACCGGCTGGATGTCCGTACCGGCGCCCAGTTGACGCCGGCCCAACCGCTGTTTGAGCTAGCCAGTCTCGACCCGGTCTGGGTTGAGGTGGAGTATCCGGCAGCGCAGGCGGCGGCGTTGCATATCGGCGATGAGATGCTCGCCATCAGCGACAGCTGGCCGGACAACACCTTCCACGGGCGCGTTGCCGAACTGCTGCCGCAACTCGACAGCGCCACCCGCACGCTGAAAGCCCGCGTAATACTGGATAACCGCCAACAACGCCTCAAGCCCGGTATGTACCTAACCGTGCGGCTTGCCGCCGGCGCCGCTCGTCAGACGTTGATGATTCCGCAACAGGCGCTGCTGGTCAGCAGCCGGCAGAATCGGGTATTGCTGAACGATGGTCAGGGCTATTTCACGCCGCGCCCGGTTGAAGTGGGCGTCATTCAGAACGGCTGGGCGGAAATCCGCTCGGGTCTTAACGACGGCGACAATGTAGTGATCTCCGGCCAGTTCCTGATCGACTCCGAAGCCAGCCTGCGCAGCGCGCTGACTGCCTTTAGCGACACCACGCAGGATAAGGCACAGTCACCCGCGGCGACGCCTGCCAGCGGCTACCAGACCAAGGGGGTGATCAAAGCCATCAACGGCAAACAGGTCACCCTCGCCCACGACGCAGTGCCGGCGCTGGACTGGCCGCCGATGACCATGGACTTCACCTTCGACGGCGATGCGCTGCCGGCGAATCTCCAGCCCGGCATGACGGTGACATTTCGTTTCCGGCTGGATGACAACGGCGCACGGCTGCTGGATATCCAGCCTGTCGCCGCCGCGGCTCACGGAGGTCACCTATGA
- the galE gene encoding UDP-glucose 4-epimerase GalE — MKVLVTGGSGYIGSHTCVQLIAAGHQPVILDNLCNSKSSVADAITRVSGQAPVFYQGDIRDRALLKTIFAQHDIGAVIHFAGLKAVGESVREPISYYDNNVYGTLTLVEAMKHAGVKTLIFSSSATVYGDQPQIPYQESFPTGTPASPYGRSKLMVEQILQDLQRAEPDWSVVLLRYFNPVGAHPSGEMGEDPQGVPNNLMPYIAQVAVGRRDSLAIFGNDYPTVDGTGVRDYIHVVDLADGHVAAMNTLHGKPGVHTYNLGAGVGYSVLQVVEAFSRACGKLLPYHFAPRRDGDLPAYWADAEKAARDFNWRVSRTLDEMAADTWRWQSRHPNGFSD; from the coding sequence ATGAAAGTATTGGTTACAGGTGGTAGCGGTTACATTGGCAGTCATACCTGTGTACAACTGATCGCCGCCGGCCATCAGCCGGTTATTCTCGACAACCTGTGCAACAGCAAATCCAGCGTGGCCGACGCCATTACCCGTGTCAGCGGGCAGGCGCCGGTGTTCTATCAGGGTGATATCCGCGACCGTGCACTGCTGAAAACTATTTTTGCCCAGCATGATATCGGCGCCGTGATCCACTTCGCCGGTCTCAAAGCAGTAGGAGAATCGGTACGCGAACCCATCAGCTACTACGACAACAACGTGTACGGCACGCTGACGCTGGTGGAAGCCATGAAACACGCGGGCGTCAAGACGCTGATTTTCAGTTCCTCCGCCACCGTGTATGGCGACCAGCCGCAGATCCCGTATCAGGAAAGCTTCCCCACCGGCACCCCTGCCAGCCCCTACGGCCGCAGCAAACTGATGGTAGAGCAGATCCTGCAGGATTTGCAGCGCGCGGAGCCGGACTGGAGCGTGGTGCTGCTGCGCTACTTCAACCCGGTGGGTGCGCATCCCTCGGGCGAAATGGGAGAAGACCCACAGGGCGTGCCCAACAACCTGATGCCTTACATCGCTCAGGTAGCGGTGGGCCGCCGCGACTCACTGGCGATTTTCGGCAACGACTATCCGACCGTCGACGGCACCGGCGTGCGGGACTATATCCACGTAGTGGATTTGGCCGATGGTCATGTCGCCGCCATGAATACCCTGCACGGCAAGCCTGGCGTACACACTTATAACCTCGGCGCCGGCGTCGGTTACAGCGTGCTGCAAGTGGTGGAAGCCTTCAGCCGCGCCTGTGGCAAGCTGCTGCCGTACCATTTCGCGCCCCGCCGCGACGGCGACCTGCCCGCTTACTGGGCCGACGCGGAAAAAGCCGCCCGTGACTTCAACTGGCGCGTCAGCCGGACGCTGGACGAAATGGCCGCCGATACCTGGCGCTGGCAATCGCGCCATCCAAATGGCTTTTCAGACTGA
- the galT gene encoding galactose-1-phosphate uridylyltransferase, translating into MAYFDPVEHPHRRYNPLIGQWVLVSPHRAKRPWQGQQESVSSDPLPSHDPSCFLCPGNTRATGDTNPDYQDTFVFTNDFAALMADTPAAPENSDPLMRCQSARGTSRVICFSPDHSKTLPELSLGALEQVVATWQQQSAELGQTYPWVQVFENKGAAMGCSNPHPHGQIWANDFLPNEAEREDRLQRDYFQQYGSPLLVDYLQRELQDGARHVVETEHWLAVVPYWAAWPFETLLLPKAHILRLPDVTAEQRQDLALALKKLTSRYDNLFQTSFPYSMGWHGAPFTDGDHQHWQLHAHFYPPLLRSATVRKFMVGYEMLAETQRDLTAEQAAERLRAVSDIHYRDDIHSRDSGVQA; encoded by the coding sequence ATGGCGTATTTTGACCCCGTTGAACATCCGCACCGTCGCTACAACCCGCTGATCGGTCAGTGGGTACTGGTATCGCCGCACCGCGCCAAACGCCCGTGGCAGGGGCAACAGGAGAGCGTGTCGTCCGACCCGCTGCCGTCACACGATCCCAGCTGTTTTCTCTGCCCCGGCAACACGCGGGCGACCGGCGATACCAACCCCGACTATCAGGACACGTTTGTTTTCACCAACGATTTCGCCGCGCTGATGGCCGATACCCCGGCGGCGCCGGAAAACAGCGACCCGCTGATGCGCTGCCAAAGCGCGCGCGGCACCAGCCGGGTGATCTGCTTTTCGCCGGACCACAGCAAAACCCTGCCGGAACTGTCGCTCGGCGCGCTGGAACAGGTGGTCGCCACCTGGCAACAACAGAGCGCCGAACTGGGGCAAACCTACCCGTGGGTGCAGGTGTTTGAAAACAAGGGCGCGGCGATGGGTTGTTCCAACCCGCACCCGCACGGCCAGATCTGGGCTAACGACTTCCTGCCCAACGAAGCGGAACGGGAAGACCGGCTGCAACGCGACTATTTCCAGCAGTACGGCTCGCCGTTGCTGGTGGATTACCTGCAACGCGAATTGCAGGACGGCGCGCGCCATGTGGTGGAAACCGAGCACTGGCTGGCGGTGGTGCCCTATTGGGCGGCCTGGCCGTTTGAAACGTTGTTGCTGCCCAAAGCCCACATCCTACGCCTGCCGGACGTCACCGCGGAGCAGCGTCAGGATCTGGCGCTGGCGCTGAAGAAACTCACCAGCCGTTACGACAACCTGTTCCAGACCTCGTTCCCCTACTCCATGGGCTGGCACGGCGCGCCGTTTACTGACGGCGACCACCAACACTGGCAGTTGCACGCGCATTTTTATCCGCCGCTGTTACGTTCCGCCACGGTGCGCAAATTCATGGTGGGCTACGAAATGCTGGCGGAAACCCAGCGCGATTTGACCGCCGAACAAGCCGCTGAGCGGCTGCGGGCAGTCAGCGATATTCATTACCGTGACGACATTCACTCTCGTGATTCAGGAGTTCAGGCATGA